A region of Thermovibrio ammonificans HB-1 DNA encodes the following proteins:
- a CDS encoding RecB family exonuclease gives MAYQIEQDLTVGIEHLRPWSFSKVQKAKRCQYEFFFRYVQKLEPLERADFLVLGSGVHFVLENALNAVFLRRKPLSKELLLHYARLYKEQEPLADLNRIGQFFPNILKFVNGQLRRVDRGELKFWELELAVDRELRCVPYDSGGVFLRGKLDFLFSKGETLYIVDHKTSRSHDFDNRVKTQLRWYALLAAVKFPQFQRFALELHNVRYGTVKRVVFSRREIEAFKVKLVPIIESVEEEFLGKSFRELTPSPSELNCRWCEFRHLCPEALS, from the coding sequence ATGGCTTACCAGATAGAGCAGGATTTGACTGTAGGTATTGAGCACTTAAGGCCCTGGTCGTTTTCGAAGGTTCAGAAGGCCAAGCGGTGTCAGTATGAGTTCTTCTTCCGTTACGTCCAGAAGCTTGAACCCCTTGAAAGGGCAGACTTTTTAGTTCTCGGAAGCGGCGTCCACTTCGTTCTTGAAAACGCCTTAAACGCCGTTTTCCTGAGGCGTAAACCCCTTTCCAAGGAGCTTCTCCTCCACTACGCCCGACTCTACAAGGAGCAGGAGCCCCTTGCAGACCTAAACCGTATAGGTCAGTTCTTCCCGAACATACTCAAGTTTGTGAACGGCCAGCTCAGGCGGGTAGACAGGGGAGAGCTCAAGTTCTGGGAGCTTGAGCTTGCGGTAGACAGGGAGCTCCGCTGCGTTCCCTACGACTCAGGGGGCGTTTTCCTGAGGGGGAAGCTCGACTTCCTCTTCTCTAAGGGGGAGACCCTCTACATTGTGGACCACAAAACCAGCAGAAGCCACGACTTTGACAACCGGGTTAAGACCCAGCTCAGGTGGTACGCCCTGCTTGCGGCTGTTAAGTTCCCCCAGTTTCAGCGGTTCGCTTTAGAGCTTCACAACGTAAGGTACGGAACCGTTAAGAGGGTGGTCTTTTCGAGGCGGGAGATAGAGGCCTTCAAGGTGAAGCTCGTTCCCATAATCGAGAGCGTGGAAGAGGAGTTTTTGGGTAAGAGCTTCAGAGAGCTCACCCCGTCGCCTTCGGAGCTGAACTGCCGCTGGTGCGAGTTTAGGCACCTCTGCCCCGAGGCCCTCTCTTAG
- a CDS encoding proline--tRNA ligase — protein MRFSRAFIPTKKESPADAEIPSHKLLVRAGFIRKVASGLYDILPLGARVIRKIEQVIRQEMERAGAQEVILPIMHPAELWQESGRWDVYGKEMIKFKDRHERDYALGPTAEEMITDLVRKEVKSYKELPLNLYQIGRKFRDEIRPRFGLMRSREFIMKDAYSFHASDEDAEREYWNMFETYSRIFKRLGLEFKAVEADTGEIGGSFSHEFMVIADTGESKLVYCPECGYAASTEKAQQVRPEVPPNREGEFEAVEEVHTPGIRRIEEVSRFLSVPQKRILKLLVYVIDGRPVVLALRGDREVEEAKLKKAFNAKEVRLATDKEIEEFTGQPKGYLSPVGLPLPVYADYSVIPMVNFVAGAGRADYHLKNVNWGRDFSVAEFVDVTEVRGGEPCPKCGAPLVEKRGIEVGHIFKLGTKYSEAMGATFVDEQGNEKPMVMGCYGIGVTRVMAAAVEQGHDENGIIWPVEIAPFEVIVIPVNVKKEEIVEAAERVYSELMEAGFDVLLDDRNARPGFKFKDADLIGIPYQVIVGKKASEGVVELKIRRSGERLELPVDGVVGKLRELIGRG, from the coding sequence ATGAGGTTTTCAAGGGCGTTTATACCTACCAAAAAGGAGTCTCCGGCCGATGCAGAGATACCGAGCCACAAGCTCCTTGTAAGGGCCGGTTTCATAAGGAAAGTGGCCTCCGGCCTCTACGACATTTTACCCCTCGGTGCAAGAGTTATCAGGAAGATAGAGCAGGTTATACGCCAGGAGATGGAGAGGGCCGGTGCGCAGGAGGTTATACTGCCCATTATGCACCCGGCCGAGCTGTGGCAGGAGAGCGGCAGGTGGGACGTTTACGGTAAGGAGATGATTAAGTTCAAAGACCGCCACGAAAGGGACTACGCCCTGGGCCCCACCGCAGAGGAGATGATTACAGACCTGGTTCGAAAGGAAGTGAAGTCTTACAAGGAGCTGCCCCTTAACCTCTACCAGATTGGCCGCAAGTTCCGCGACGAGATAAGGCCCCGCTTCGGCCTTATGCGCTCCCGGGAGTTCATAATGAAGGATGCCTACTCCTTCCACGCCTCCGACGAGGACGCCGAGAGGGAGTACTGGAATATGTTCGAAACCTACTCCCGAATCTTTAAGCGCCTCGGCCTTGAGTTTAAGGCGGTTGAGGCCGACACGGGCGAGATAGGGGGCAGTTTCTCCCACGAGTTCATGGTGATTGCAGATACCGGCGAGAGTAAGCTCGTTTACTGCCCCGAGTGCGGGTATGCCGCAAGCACCGAAAAGGCTCAGCAGGTAAGGCCGGAAGTTCCCCCGAACAGGGAAGGCGAGTTTGAGGCCGTGGAGGAGGTTCACACCCCGGGAATCAGGCGGATAGAGGAGGTCTCCCGGTTCCTCTCCGTTCCCCAGAAGCGGATACTCAAGCTCTTGGTTTACGTTATAGACGGAAGGCCCGTTGTCCTTGCCCTGAGGGGCGACAGGGAGGTTGAGGAGGCGAAGCTTAAAAAGGCCTTTAACGCCAAAGAGGTTCGCCTTGCAACCGACAAGGAGATAGAGGAGTTTACCGGTCAGCCCAAGGGCTACCTTTCGCCGGTCGGTTTGCCCCTGCCCGTTTACGCCGACTACTCGGTTATACCGATGGTTAACTTCGTTGCCGGTGCCGGAAGGGCCGACTACCACCTGAAGAACGTTAACTGGGGTAGGGACTTCAGCGTTGCAGAGTTCGTTGACGTTACCGAGGTAAGGGGAGGGGAGCCCTGCCCCAAGTGCGGCGCTCCGCTCGTTGAAAAGCGCGGCATAGAGGTGGGCCACATATTTAAGCTGGGAACCAAGTACAGCGAGGCCATGGGGGCCACCTTTGTGGACGAACAGGGCAACGAAAAGCCGATGGTTATGGGGTGTTACGGCATAGGGGTAACGAGGGTTATGGCCGCAGCCGTTGAGCAGGGTCACGACGAGAACGGGATAATCTGGCCTGTGGAGATTGCGCCGTTTGAGGTTATAGTGATACCCGTAAACGTAAAGAAGGAAGAGATAGTGGAGGCCGCCGAGAGGGTTTACTCTGAGCTTATGGAGGCCGGCTTTGACGTTCTCCTTGACGACAGGAACGCGCGGCCCGGCTTTAAGTTTAAGGATGCCGACCTTATCGGCATTCCCTACCAGGTTATCGTAGGGAAGAAGGCCTCTGAGGGGGTTGTGGAGCTTAAAATTAGAAGGAGCGGGGAGCGGCTCGAGCTTCCCGTTGATGGAGTTGTCGGAAAACTGAGAGAGCTTATCGGGAGGGGTTAG
- a CDS encoding glycosyltransferase family 4 protein codes for MKILHVDTEKGLRGGEQQLLYLVEGLKRRGVRQAVACRVGDRLFNRCRELGVEVIPLKGNQTSDLFRLGAVAKGFSLVHAHAAKAHTLAALSKKFHGKPVVYTRRVDYPPKLNRLTLLKYKLTDSVVAISKAVKGVLESSLPFLKGKVKVIYSAVDTSLAGAVDPDRVEQIRRELGGEPIIGSFAALTHQKDIPNLIEAAGRVVKEYPFARFVVFGEGKLRKRLQALIEERELTGNFTLYGFVEDVPNYMKALDLFVLPSRNEGLGSVILTAMLLKVPVVATAVGGTVEVIENGKDGVLVPPESPKELAEAVLKLLSSPSLQRELTQNAYSKVVGRFCKEVMVDSYLELYGEVLGG; via the coding sequence GTGAAAATTCTACACGTAGACACGGAAAAAGGGTTAAGAGGCGGAGAGCAGCAGCTCCTCTACCTGGTAGAGGGACTGAAGAGAAGGGGCGTTAGGCAGGCCGTTGCCTGCCGGGTGGGAGACAGGCTCTTTAACCGCTGCAGGGAGCTGGGGGTGGAGGTTATCCCCTTGAAGGGGAACCAGACCTCCGACCTCTTCAGGCTCGGAGCGGTGGCAAAGGGATTTTCGCTGGTCCACGCCCACGCAGCCAAGGCCCACACCCTGGCCGCCCTCTCTAAGAAGTTCCACGGGAAGCCGGTAGTTTACACAAGGAGGGTAGACTACCCGCCGAAGCTCAACAGGCTCACCCTACTGAAGTACAAGCTCACCGACTCGGTAGTTGCAATCTCGAAGGCGGTTAAGGGGGTACTTGAAAGCAGCCTCCCCTTTTTAAAGGGGAAGGTGAAGGTAATCTACTCGGCGGTAGATACCTCCCTCGCCGGTGCAGTAGACCCAGATAGGGTTGAGCAGATAAGGAGGGAGCTCGGCGGAGAGCCGATAATCGGCTCCTTTGCCGCACTCACACACCAGAAGGATATCCCCAACCTCATAGAGGCGGCAGGGAGGGTTGTGAAGGAGTACCCCTTTGCCCGCTTCGTGGTTTTCGGCGAGGGGAAGCTGAGGAAGAGGCTCCAAGCCCTGATAGAGGAGAGGGAGCTAACCGGTAACTTTACCCTTTACGGGTTTGTAGAGGACGTTCCGAACTACATGAAGGCCCTCGACCTCTTCGTGCTGCCCTCGAGGAACGAGGGGCTCGGCAGCGTAATACTTACGGCTATGCTCTTAAAGGTGCCGGTTGTGGCAACGGCCGTAGGCGGAACGGTTGAGGTTATAGAAAACGGTAAAGACGGTGTTTTGGTTCCCCCTGAATCACCAAAAGAGCTGGCGGAGGCGGTTTTGAAGCTCCTCTCCTCTCCGAGCCTCCAGAGGGAGCTCACCCAAAACGCCTACTCTAAAGTGGTAGGGCGCTTCTGTAAGGAGGTAATGGTAGACTCTTACCTGGAGCTTTACGGGGAGGTCTTAGGTGGATAG
- the dnaA gene encoding chromosomal replication initiator protein DnaA, which yields MDRAYESFLSELKKRVKPSLFKSAFKDMKLAERSDERILLQVKDSVLKEVIEKNLRPVVEEAAKKVFGPVKVEFTVPSEPVKTPQPQQLELGLFKKSQKKEEELQSNLNPKYTFENFIVGTSNQFAHAAALAVAENPGKAYNPLFIYGGVGLGKTHLMQAIGNYIKKKSPWKKVIYVTTETFMNQLIEALKSDNISSFREKYRNIDVLLIDDIQFIGGKERTQIEFFHTFNALYDAGKQVVLTSDRPPKDIPTLTERLRSRFEWGLIADIQPPDFETRVAILKRKAELEGIEVSDKVIKLIATIIKSNIRQLEGALIKLKAKATLEGKPITERLVRELFSQESPEERAEKRRREISLKLIKTTVSSEFGVDEELLLSSSRKKQVALARQVAMYLAKRIGNYPYTQIAAAFNRDDHTTVLHAVRKVEELRKRDEKINQLLEKLELKVREEVERSSQVIHSDVDNYVDKSVDN from the coding sequence GTGGATAGGGCCTACGAGAGCTTTCTCTCTGAGCTTAAAAAGAGGGTAAAACCCTCCCTCTTTAAGAGTGCCTTTAAGGATATGAAGCTCGCCGAGCGGTCTGACGAGAGAATCCTCCTTCAGGTGAAGGACTCGGTGCTGAAGGAGGTAATTGAGAAGAACCTTCGGCCGGTGGTAGAGGAAGCAGCCAAAAAGGTTTTCGGCCCGGTAAAGGTCGAGTTTACCGTTCCTTCAGAACCGGTAAAAACGCCACAGCCACAGCAGCTCGAACTCGGCCTATTTAAGAAGAGCCAGAAGAAGGAGGAGGAGCTTCAGTCCAACCTCAACCCCAAGTACACCTTCGAGAACTTCATAGTGGGAACGAGTAACCAGTTTGCCCACGCGGCGGCCCTTGCAGTTGCCGAAAACCCGGGTAAGGCCTACAACCCCCTGTTCATCTACGGAGGCGTAGGGCTCGGCAAAACCCACCTGATGCAGGCAATAGGCAACTACATCAAGAAGAAAAGTCCCTGGAAAAAGGTCATATACGTAACCACCGAAACCTTTATGAACCAGCTTATAGAGGCCCTGAAGTCCGACAACATCTCGTCGTTCAGAGAAAAATACAGGAACATAGACGTTCTGCTCATAGACGACATTCAGTTCATAGGGGGCAAAGAGCGTACCCAGATAGAGTTCTTCCACACTTTCAACGCCCTTTACGACGCCGGCAAACAGGTTGTTCTCACCAGCGACCGGCCGCCGAAAGATATCCCCACCCTAACCGAGAGACTCAGGAGCCGCTTTGAGTGGGGACTCATAGCAGACATACAGCCGCCGGACTTTGAAACCAGAGTTGCAATACTCAAGAGGAAGGCAGAGCTTGAGGGAATAGAGGTCAGCGACAAGGTCATAAAGCTCATAGCCACGATAATAAAGTCCAACATCAGGCAACTTGAAGGGGCCCTTATAAAACTGAAGGCAAAGGCAACGCTGGAAGGGAAACCGATAACCGAACGGCTTGTAAGGGAGCTCTTCTCCCAAGAGAGTCCCGAGGAAAGGGCAGAAAAGAGGCGCAGGGAGATTTCGCTGAAGCTCATAAAGACAACCGTGAGCAGCGAGTTCGGAGTAGACGAAGAGCTCCTCTTGAGCTCGTCCAGGAAGAAACAGGTTGCCCTGGCAAGGCAGGTGGCGATGTACCTGGCAAAGAGGATAGGGAACTACCCCTACACCCAGATAGCTGCGGCCTTCAACAGGGACGACCACACAACGGTTCTCCACGCCGTTAGGAAGGTGGAAGAGCTCCGGAAGAGGGATGAAAAGATTAATCAGCTTTTAGAAAAGCTTGAACTCAAAGTTAGAGAAGAGGTTGAACGCTCTTCCCAAGTTATCCACAGTGATGTGGATAACTATGTGGATAAGTCTGTGGATAACTGA
- the dnaN gene encoding DNA polymerase III subunit beta, with the protein MKIKVNKALIRDAVKVAASAADKRGNVPILSNVLLEAEDNLLRLVATNLEIGISTVVDCSVEECGKTTVNAGKAAKLFSSITGEEVSLSAGDSKLVVETANSRFSLATLPPEEFPEVELPQTFPVTLPSQEIDRAIRKVAYAASKDEARYILTGVLFRSVNGALHAVATDGHRLALYEISAAAQGVNSIIPKKSLSELKKLLRESEEVGIVETGNKLYFNTGDTVMWTSLIEGEYPDYTAVIPEGNSKVLTADREELLSALKEVAVIFDKEEVRGAVFTLSDGKLTITARKIEGDAAEEAEVTIPVDYSGGEFQIGFNIVHLIESVGSFDGETLKIAMEEPVTPVLITSPEEPQLTNVIMPMKV; encoded by the coding sequence ATGAAAATTAAAGTCAACAAGGCCCTGATTCGGGACGCGGTGAAAGTTGCAGCCTCGGCCGCAGATAAGAGGGGTAACGTTCCGATACTCTCGAACGTTCTGCTGGAGGCCGAGGATAACCTGTTAAGGCTTGTGGCAACGAATTTAGAGATAGGGATATCCACAGTTGTGGATTGTTCGGTGGAGGAGTGTGGAAAAACCACCGTTAACGCGGGCAAGGCGGCGAAGCTCTTCTCCTCTATAACGGGGGAAGAGGTGAGCCTGTCTGCAGGCGACTCTAAGCTCGTTGTAGAAACGGCAAACTCCCGGTTTTCACTTGCCACCTTACCCCCCGAGGAGTTCCCCGAGGTTGAGCTTCCCCAAACCTTTCCCGTTACTCTGCCCTCTCAGGAGATAGACAGGGCCATACGGAAGGTGGCTTACGCCGCAAGCAAGGACGAGGCCCGTTACATCCTCACCGGCGTCCTGTTCCGCTCTGTAAACGGTGCTCTCCACGCAGTTGCCACCGACGGCCACAGATTGGCCCTCTACGAGATTTCTGCAGCCGCCCAAGGGGTGAACTCGATAATTCCGAAAAAATCGCTCAGCGAGCTTAAAAAGCTGCTCAGAGAGAGCGAAGAGGTGGGGATTGTGGAAACGGGCAACAAGCTCTACTTCAACACCGGCGACACGGTGATGTGGACCTCCCTGATAGAAGGGGAGTACCCGGACTACACCGCCGTTATCCCCGAAGGGAACTCCAAAGTTCTTACCGCCGACAGGGAAGAGCTTCTCTCCGCCCTGAAGGAGGTTGCGGTAATCTTCGACAAAGAAGAGGTAAGGGGAGCGGTTTTCACCCTCTCCGACGGAAAACTTACTATAACCGCCAGGAAGATTGAGGGCGATGCCGCCGAAGAGGCCGAGGTTACAATTCCCGTAGACTACTCCGGCGGGGAGTTCCAGATAGGTTTCAACATCGTTCACCTTATTGAATCTGTGGGCTCCTTCGACGGAGAGACCCTAAAGATAGCCATGGAGGAGCCGGTTACTCCCGTCCTTATCACCTCTCCGGAGGAGCCTCAGCTCACCAACGTTATCATGCCGATGAAGGTGTGA
- the pgsA gene encoding CDP-diacylglycerol--glycerol-3-phosphate 3-phosphatidyltransferase, whose amino-acid sequence MGRVKTLPNLLTVLRVALLPFIVVSIIQGHNLLALVLFTLSALTDFLDGFLARRSKSVTYLGMLLDPVADKLLTSSTLISLAYVKLCDPYSVIAIVGREEAVTGMRAMAASRGLVIPASAGGKVKTVLIMASILLLLAGFREIGELLLIVSAAVAILTGVLYFVNFFKALGDR is encoded by the coding sequence ATGGGCAGAGTGAAAACGCTCCCCAACCTGCTTACCGTTTTAAGAGTAGCCCTTTTGCCCTTTATCGTTGTGTCGATTATCCAGGGCCACAACCTGCTGGCCCTGGTTCTATTTACCCTTTCGGCTTTAACAGACTTCCTCGACGGTTTCCTGGCGAGGCGCTCAAAATCTGTTACCTACCTGGGTATGCTGCTCGACCCGGTTGCAGACAAACTGCTCACCTCCTCTACGCTGATTTCGCTGGCTTACGTGAAGCTCTGCGACCCCTACTCGGTTATAGCCATAGTAGGCCGCGAGGAGGCCGTTACCGGCATGAGGGCCATGGCCGCATCCCGTGGACTGGTTATACCGGCCTCTGCCGGTGGCAAGGTGAAAACCGTCCTTATAATGGCTTCCATACTCCTGCTCCTTGCAGGGTTCAGGGAAATCGGAGAGCTTCTGCTTATCGTCTCTGCGGCTGTGGCCATACTGACCGGAGTTCTCTACTTCGTAAACTTCTTCAAAGCTTTGGGGGATAGATGA
- the plsY gene encoding glycerol-3-phosphate 1-O-acyltransferase PlsY, with protein sequence MIFAVILLAFLLGSVPFGYVIGKLKGVDVRKHGSGNIGATNVSRVLGKKWGAVVLLLDALKGALPVLLLKLSGAPLHYQVLAGLAAVLGHCFSPFLGFRGGKGVATGLGAFLVISPKVTFFAFLIFIVVFLLTRYVSLSSITAALSYPLLFKFFEKPDEASFIAVAVTAFVIVAKHYQNILRLLRGEEKKFR encoded by the coding sequence ATGATTTTCGCCGTTATACTGCTTGCGTTTCTGCTCGGTTCCGTGCCCTTCGGTTACGTGATAGGAAAGCTTAAAGGGGTAGACGTAAGGAAACACGGCAGCGGCAACATAGGGGCCACAAACGTTTCAAGAGTTCTCGGGAAAAAGTGGGGTGCCGTTGTTCTACTACTCGATGCCCTAAAAGGTGCCCTGCCGGTGTTGCTCCTTAAGCTCTCGGGAGCTCCCCTTCACTACCAGGTCCTTGCAGGTCTGGCCGCTGTCCTCGGCCACTGCTTCTCCCCTTTCCTCGGCTTCAGGGGAGGAAAGGGCGTTGCAACGGGGTTGGGAGCCTTCCTCGTAATATCGCCTAAAGTCACCTTCTTTGCCTTTCTTATATTCATCGTGGTCTTCCTGCTGACAAGGTACGTCTCACTCTCCTCAATTACCGCTGCCCTTTCGTATCCGCTGCTTTTTAAGTTCTTTGAAAAACCCGACGAGGCCTCCTTCATAGCCGTTGCCGTTACGGCATTTGTGATTGTGGCAAAGCACTACCAGAACATACTGAGACTGCTCAGGGGAGAGGAAAAGAAATTCCGATAA
- a CDS encoding polyprenyl synthetase family protein gives MDLKAYLKERKALIDSVLLTYLPPEPEFGKKLYEAVKYSLTVGGKRLRPILCLAGCEIVGGNRNDALTPACAIEMIHTYSLIHDDLPAMDNDTLRRGHPTTWVKFGEATAILAGDALLNRAFEVLADWEFDCNRKVKVISEIARASGMLGMVLGQQCDLDAEGRGDVPLEELLFIHKHKTGRLITASVVSGGITGGGSPEEIDALRRYGDSLGLAFQIIDDVLDVVGDQEKLGKNVGSDLEKGKTTFVTIFGVEKARKMAYEEVERAVEALSIFPAEKREPLEAIARFVVEREY, from the coding sequence ATGGACCTTAAAGCCTACCTAAAGGAACGAAAGGCCCTTATAGACTCGGTTCTCCTAACCTACCTGCCGCCGGAGCCCGAGTTTGGTAAGAAGCTCTACGAGGCGGTTAAGTACTCCCTCACCGTGGGAGGTAAGAGACTCAGGCCGATACTCTGCCTTGCCGGCTGCGAAATCGTAGGCGGTAACAGAAACGACGCCTTAACCCCGGCCTGTGCTATAGAGATGATTCACACCTACTCCCTTATCCACGACGACCTTCCCGCCATGGACAACGACACCCTCCGCCGCGGCCACCCAACAACCTGGGTGAAGTTCGGCGAGGCTACCGCCATTTTGGCCGGAGATGCCCTTCTCAACAGGGCCTTTGAGGTTCTTGCAGACTGGGAGTTCGACTGTAACAGGAAAGTTAAAGTTATCTCCGAAATTGCGAGAGCTTCCGGCATGCTGGGAATGGTTCTCGGTCAACAGTGCGACCTCGATGCCGAGGGCAGGGGCGACGTTCCCCTTGAAGAGCTCCTATTTATCCACAAACACAAAACCGGCAGGCTCATCACCGCCTCTGTAGTTTCGGGGGGCATAACCGGCGGAGGTTCACCCGAAGAAATTGACGCGCTTAGGCGTTACGGCGACAGCCTCGGCCTTGCTTTCCAGATAATCGACGACGTTTTAGACGTTGTAGGAGACCAGGAGAAGCTCGGCAAAAACGTAGGCTCCGACCTTGAGAAAGGAAAAACCACCTTCGTGACAATCTTCGGCGTTGAAAAGGCCAGGAAGATGGCCTACGAAGAAGTAGAAAGGGCCGTTGAGGCACTGTCCATCTTCCCTGCCGAAAAACGGGAACCCCTTGAAGCCATTGCCCGTTTCGTTGTTGAAAGGGAGTATTAG
- the dxs gene encoding 1-deoxy-D-xylulose-5-phosphate synthase, whose product MILDKVNSPDDLKKLTTQELKQLASELRDYIISVVEKTGGHLASSLGVVELTIALLKVFSPPKDEIVWDVGHQSYPYKILTDRKEKFKTLRQFGGISGFPSIKESPYDAFGTGHSSTSISAALGIKVGKRLKGEEGHVIAVIGDGALTAGEAYEGLNNAGQLKEDLIVILNDNEMSISKNIGAISNYLTKLTTGESLRRAKERLEEVTKKIFGDTFYKGLKRVEDLIVKGLFPPGMLFEELGFRYVGPIDGHDIETLVTTLRNVSKMRGPTLVHVLTKKGKGHKPAEERPDKFHGVSPKKLLSEPQPPTYTEVFSKTLVEMAEKDSSIVAITAAMPSGTGLDRFAARFPERYFDVGIAEQHAVTFAAGLAKKGLRPVVAIYSTFLQRAYDQIIHDVALQELPVTFAIDRAGLVGEDGATHHGAFDLSYLRVVPNLVVAAPKDEEELRHLLYTAVYSGRPFAVRYPRGRGYGVTLREPLKKIPIGSWEVLREGGDLLILATGWTVYQALEAARELSAEGIEATVVNARFIKPLDEKLLKELALKHSTVITVEENAVKGGFGSAVNEFLALWYNGRVFNLGLPDKFIEHGSQALLRKLVKIDKDGIKESVREILGIIKR is encoded by the coding sequence TTGATACTCGACAAGGTCAACTCCCCGGACGACCTGAAAAAACTGACAACTCAGGAACTCAAGCAACTGGCATCTGAACTGAGAGACTACATAATCTCCGTTGTTGAGAAAACCGGAGGGCACCTGGCCTCCTCCTTGGGGGTAGTGGAGCTCACAATAGCCCTCCTTAAGGTCTTTTCCCCTCCCAAAGACGAGATAGTCTGGGACGTTGGCCACCAGTCCTACCCTTACAAGATACTCACCGACCGTAAAGAGAAGTTCAAAACCCTAAGGCAGTTCGGCGGAATCTCCGGCTTTCCGTCAATTAAGGAGAGCCCGTACGACGCTTTCGGCACTGGCCACAGCTCAACCTCCATCTCTGCCGCCCTCGGGATAAAGGTCGGCAAAAGGTTAAAAGGAGAGGAAGGGCACGTAATAGCGGTTATCGGCGACGGTGCACTAACCGCCGGTGAAGCCTACGAAGGGCTCAATAACGCCGGTCAGCTCAAGGAAGACCTGATAGTTATCCTCAACGACAACGAGATGTCCATATCCAAAAACATCGGTGCGATATCCAACTACCTTACGAAACTGACAACCGGAGAGAGCCTCAGGAGGGCCAAGGAGCGGCTGGAGGAGGTAACGAAGAAGATATTCGGCGACACCTTCTACAAGGGCCTCAAGAGAGTTGAAGACCTTATAGTCAAGGGGCTCTTTCCTCCGGGGATGCTCTTTGAAGAGCTTGGCTTCCGCTACGTGGGCCCAATAGACGGCCACGACATAGAGACCCTTGTTACAACCTTAAGAAACGTTTCCAAGATGAGAGGCCCCACCCTCGTTCACGTTCTCACGAAGAAGGGAAAAGGGCACAAACCGGCAGAGGAGAGGCCCGATAAGTTCCACGGGGTTTCACCTAAGAAACTACTTTCAGAGCCCCAACCTCCCACCTACACCGAAGTCTTCTCCAAGACCCTTGTAGAGATGGCCGAAAAAGACTCCTCGATAGTTGCCATTACCGCTGCAATGCCTTCGGGCACCGGGCTCGACAGGTTTGCTGCCAGATTTCCGGAGCGTTACTTCGACGTAGGTATTGCAGAGCAGCACGCCGTTACCTTCGCCGCCGGCCTTGCCAAGAAGGGGTTGAGGCCGGTTGTTGCCATCTACTCAACCTTTCTACAGAGAGCCTACGACCAAATAATCCACGACGTTGCCCTTCAAGAGCTTCCCGTAACTTTCGCCATAGACAGGGCCGGCCTCGTCGGCGAAGACGGAGCCACCCACCACGGAGCCTTCGACCTCTCCTACCTAAGGGTTGTTCCCAACCTTGTGGTTGCAGCTCCGAAAGACGAAGAGGAGCTCCGTCACCTCCTCTACACTGCCGTTTACTCCGGCCGTCCCTTTGCAGTAAGGTACCCGCGGGGTAGAGGTTACGGCGTTACCTTGAGAGAGCCGCTGAAAAAAATCCCAATAGGCTCTTGGGAAGTTCTGAGAGAGGGGGGAGACCTGCTCATCCTTGCCACCGGTTGGACCGTTTACCAGGCCTTAGAAGCTGCAAGGGAGCTCTCTGCCGAAGGGATAGAGGCTACCGTTGTAAACGCAAGGTTCATAAAACCCTTAGACGAAAAACTCTTGAAGGAACTTGCCCTTAAACATAGCACCGTGATAACCGTAGAAGAGAACGCCGTTAAAGGGGGATTCGGCTCTGCCGTTAACGAATTCCTCGCCCTTTGGTACAACGGCAGGGTTTTCAACCTTGGCCTGCCCGATAAGTTCATAGAGCACGGCAGCCAGGCTCTGCTTCGGAAGCTCGTAAAAATAGACAAAGATGGAATAAAAGAGTCCGTCCGGGAAATTCTCGGAATTATTAAGAGATAA